From the Thermococcus sp. 18S1 genome, one window contains:
- a CDS encoding TIGR00269 family protein — MKCSKCGRDAVYHARYTGRYYCRKHFNEMVEKKFKETVKKYRLIEKGERIAVGVSGGKDSVVLMHLLAKLRERFPFELVAITIDEGIAGYRPPSVEIARRNAEKLDIEHRVYSFKEYMGFSLDETVEIMGSFEKGERVGACSYCGVWRRWLLNYAAKDVGADRLAVGHNLDDEVQMFIMNILRGDVARLGRTGPYYEEIHPELVPRIKPLREIPEKEIVLYAVLNNIEVDFSECPYAVEAFRAEIRDWINEMEEMHPGTKYQILRSYDKLFPLIARTYTKRTSELNRCKICGQPTTGEVCKACQFHLQVEKKAREKGLTFRVE; from the coding sequence ATGAAGTGTTCAAAGTGCGGCCGTGATGCAGTCTATCATGCGAGATACACCGGGCGGTACTACTGCAGAAAGCACTTCAACGAGATGGTAGAGAAGAAGTTCAAGGAGACCGTCAAAAAGTACCGCCTCATAGAGAAGGGTGAGCGGATAGCCGTTGGTGTGAGCGGCGGGAAGGACAGCGTCGTTCTCATGCACCTTCTGGCGAAGCTACGCGAGAGGTTCCCGTTCGAGCTGGTCGCGATAACGATTGACGAGGGGATAGCCGGATACCGGCCCCCCAGCGTCGAGATAGCCAGAAGGAACGCCGAGAAGCTGGACATAGAGCACAGGGTCTATTCATTCAAGGAGTACATGGGCTTCAGCCTGGACGAGACCGTTGAGATTATGGGGAGCTTTGAAAAGGGGGAGAGAGTCGGTGCCTGCTCCTACTGCGGCGTCTGGAGGCGCTGGCTCCTAAACTACGCGGCGAAGGATGTTGGCGCCGACAGACTGGCGGTCGGCCACAACCTCGACGACGAGGTTCAGATGTTCATCATGAACATACTGCGCGGCGATGTGGCGCGCCTCGGAAGAACCGGTCCCTACTACGAGGAGATACACCCAGAGCTTGTCCCCAGGATAAAACCGCTCCGTGAGATCCCCGAGAAGGAGATAGTTCTTTACGCGGTCCTCAACAACATAGAGGTTGATTTCAGCGAGTGCCCATACGCCGTTGAGGCCTTCAGGGCCGAAATTCGGGACTGGATCAACGAGATGGAAGAAATGCATCCCGGAACGAAGTACCAGATACTGAGGAGCTACGACAAGCTGTTCCCACTCATAGCGAGGACCTACACCAAACGGACGAGCGAGCTGAACCGCTGTAAGATATGCGGCCAGCCGACGACGGGAGAGGTATGCAAGGCCTGCCAGTTCCACCTGCAGGTGGAGAAAAAGGCCAGGGAGAAGGGGCTGACCTTCAGAGTTGAGTGA
- a CDS encoding site-2 protease family protein, protein MNTTLIAVIVGIAAFWVILYALFGRREEREEGLTVDLFIAMWRTKRLLGFIDSLARRNRRFWKVYADVGIALGFMGMVYVFYALLRTALRTIQSGGAGGGVQLVIPGITIPLWYGLIALAVVMVVHELSHGIVARAEGLPLKSVGLVLLAVIPGAFVEPDEEELERASLRTRLRVYGAGSLANVTTAFLAVLILNFAISPVLQPSGILVSGVLEDGPAYGILQKGDVIVAMNGVQIRDMENFINFMNGTKPGQMVTLTVLREGQELNLQLKLGAHPDNPEKGYIGIYPAQNVVSKVGADWLVLPLFFTFYWIYVLNIGIGLMNLFPLVPLDGGRMLDDVFKRYLPESIVKPVRYFTIGVGLFLLALNILPAIMNLAG, encoded by the coding sequence ATGAACACCACCCTCATTGCAGTCATCGTTGGAATCGCTGCCTTCTGGGTTATCCTCTACGCCCTCTTCGGCAGAAGGGAAGAGAGGGAGGAGGGCTTAACGGTCGATCTTTTCATCGCCATGTGGAGAACGAAGAGACTGCTCGGGTTCATCGACAGTCTCGCGCGCAGGAACAGACGCTTCTGGAAGGTCTACGCGGATGTCGGAATCGCCCTCGGCTTTATGGGCATGGTTTACGTCTTCTATGCACTCCTGAGAACTGCACTGAGGACCATCCAGAGCGGAGGGGCGGGCGGAGGTGTACAGCTCGTTATCCCCGGAATAACCATACCCCTCTGGTACGGCCTGATAGCCCTCGCCGTCGTCATGGTAGTCCACGAGCTGAGCCACGGAATAGTGGCGAGGGCCGAGGGATTACCGCTCAAGTCAGTGGGTCTGGTTCTCCTCGCAGTCATACCCGGCGCCTTCGTCGAGCCGGACGAGGAGGAGCTTGAGAGGGCCTCCCTGCGCACCAGGCTGAGGGTTTACGGGGCCGGTTCACTCGCCAACGTTACAACGGCGTTCCTGGCTGTTTTGATCCTCAACTTCGCCATCTCACCCGTTCTTCAGCCATCGGGAATCCTCGTGTCCGGCGTGCTGGAGGACGGTCCTGCCTACGGTATCCTTCAGAAGGGAGACGTTATAGTCGCCATGAACGGGGTTCAGATAAGGGACATGGAGAACTTCATAAACTTCATGAACGGGACGAAGCCGGGCCAGATGGTCACGCTCACGGTCCTCAGGGAAGGCCAGGAGCTGAACCTCCAGCTGAAGCTCGGGGCGCATCCGGATAATCCGGAGAAGGGCTACATAGGAATCTATCCCGCGCAGAACGTGGTCTCAAAGGTCGGAGCCGACTGGCTGGTGCTGCCGCTGTTCTTCACCTTCTACTGGATATACGTGCTCAACATAGGCATCGGACTTATGAACCTCTTCCCGCTCGTCCCGCTGGACGGCGGAAGGATGCTCGACGACGTGTTCAAACGCTACCTGCCGGAGAGCATTGTGAAGCCGGTCAGGTACTTCACCATAGGGGTGGGCCTCTTCCTGCTGGCGCTCAACATCCTCCCGGCGATAATGAACCTCGCGGGGTAG
- a CDS encoding transcriptional regulator, translated as MEALRELSRNHTLGNPVRLGVMLYLLPRGRVLFRDLLEVLEVTPGNLNSHLKALEKAGYIEIYKVIADRPRTAVRITEKGAKETGEYLRALKEALSLIPAED; from the coding sequence ATGGAGGCCCTGCGGGAGCTGAGCAGGAACCACACGCTCGGAAACCCGGTTAGGTTAGGTGTGATGCTCTACCTGCTTCCCCGGGGAAGGGTGCTCTTCCGGGACCTCCTGGAGGTTCTGGAGGTAACGCCAGGCAACTTGAACTCGCACCTTAAGGCCCTCGAAAAAGCAGGCTACATCGAGATTTACAAGGTTATAGCCGACAGACCGAGGACGGCCGTGAGGATAACGGAGAAGGGAGCGAAGGAAACAGGGGAGTATCTGAGGGCCCTGAAGGAAGCGCTATCACTCATTCCCGCGGAAGACTGA
- the galU gene encoding UTP--glucose-1-phosphate uridylyltransferase GalU, producing MKVRKAVIPAAGLGTRMLPITKSMPKEMLPIVDRPVIHYVVEEAIKAGIEDILIITGKGKRAIEDYFDRSFELEYYLRERGKLGELKQVEEIGEMVDIYYVRQKKPLGLGDAILHAEKHVNGEPLAVLLGDDIIMSEKPGIKQLIEVAERKDAPVVGVEEVPWKFVSRYGIVEGEPVSRNLYRIRDMVEKPSPSEAPSNIAIIGRYVLPPEIFEFLKRTPPGKGGEIQLTDALRELLKEQDMFAKVVSGRRYDVGSHVGFIRANLEISLSREDLREEVINLMERVIREVQNE from the coding sequence GTGAAGGTAAGAAAGGCGGTCATCCCCGCGGCTGGTCTGGGTACCAGAATGCTCCCCATAACCAAATCAATGCCCAAGGAAATGCTTCCAATCGTGGACAGGCCGGTTATTCATTACGTTGTGGAGGAGGCCATTAAGGCTGGTATCGAGGATATTCTGATCATCACCGGAAAGGGCAAGCGTGCTATAGAGGATTACTTCGACAGGAGTTTTGAGCTGGAGTATTACCTGAGGGAGAGGGGGAAACTTGGAGAACTAAAGCAGGTAGAGGAAATCGGGGAAATGGTGGACATTTACTACGTGCGGCAAAAGAAGCCCCTCGGTTTGGGCGATGCTATTCTCCACGCGGAGAAGCACGTTAATGGGGAACCTCTCGCAGTCCTCTTGGGTGATGACATCATCATGAGTGAGAAACCCGGAATCAAGCAACTCATAGAGGTCGCGGAGAGGAAGGATGCGCCCGTTGTCGGAGTTGAGGAAGTGCCGTGGAAGTTCGTCAGCCGGTACGGGATAGTGGAAGGAGAGCCCGTCAGTCGCAACCTGTACCGTATAAGAGACATGGTGGAAAAACCCTCTCCATCTGAGGCCCCCAGCAACATCGCCATAATAGGCAGGTACGTTCTCCCACCCGAGATTTTTGAGTTCCTCAAGAGAACGCCGCCGGGGAAGGGGGGCGAGATACAGCTCACCGATGCCCTCCGGGAACTGCTAAAGGAGCAGGATATGTTCGCGAAGGTAGTCTCCGGCAGGAGGTATGACGTCGGAAGCCATGTGGGCTTTATTAGGGCAAATCTTGAAATCAGCCTGTCTAGGGAGGACTTGAGGGAAGAGGTAATAAACCTCATGGAAAGAGTTATTAGGGAGGTTCAGAATGAGTAG
- a CDS encoding glycosyltransferase, with the protein MSRPRVSVIIPTYNRAHLLKRAIGSVLRQSFDDFELIVVDDASPDNTPEIVESIDDGRIRYVRLKKNSGGPVARNTGIKKARGKFIALLDDDDEWRSYRLEVQIKKFEELGREFGVVYGGFYYVSQQDGKILGKRRPKFKGDVYHHLLKENFIGSPTLLIRRECFKRAGLFDPTLTSSQDWDMWLRIARYYKFDYVNEIVAKYYVHGRQISFNMKKYIPGRERFISKHKDISKDPKIMSLHLSQMGMLLILGGDPEKGLKYVGRSIAMSPFNLENYLKLMELAMDSRSIEYIKKILHFNR; encoded by the coding sequence ATGAGTAGGCCGAGGGTCTCGGTGATAATCCCGACGTACAATCGGGCCCATCTGCTAAAAAGGGCCATAGGGAGCGTTCTCAGACAGAGCTTTGACGATTTCGAGCTGATAGTGGTAGATGACGCGTCCCCGGACAACACGCCGGAAATCGTCGAGAGCATAGACGATGGCAGGATCAGGTACGTACGTCTCAAAAAGAATTCCGGGGGTCCCGTGGCAAGGAACACGGGTATCAAAAAGGCCAGGGGAAAGTTCATTGCCCTTCTCGACGATGATGATGAGTGGCGTTCCTATAGATTGGAAGTTCAGATCAAAAAGTTCGAAGAACTCGGGAGAGAATTTGGGGTTGTGTATGGAGGCTTCTATTACGTGTCTCAACAGGATGGAAAGATCCTCGGAAAGAGGCGTCCCAAATTTAAAGGGGACGTGTACCATCACCTCCTGAAAGAGAACTTCATAGGGAGCCCAACCCTTCTCATAAGACGAGAATGCTTCAAGAGGGCAGGTCTCTTTGATCCAACCCTCACCAGCTCCCAGGACTGGGACATGTGGCTCAGGATAGCCCGTTATTACAAGTTCGACTACGTCAACGAGATAGTGGCCAAGTACTACGTGCACGGTCGGCAGATATCGTTCAATATGAAGAAGTACATTCCTGGACGGGAAAGATTCATCAGCAAACACAAAGACATCAGCAAGGATCCGAAGATAATGAGTCTTCACCTGAGCCAGATGGGGATGCTATTGATTCTAGGTGGGGATCCAGAGAAAGGGCTAAAGTACGTGGGACGTTCCATCGCGATGTCCCCATTCAATCTGGAGAACTACCTGAAGCTCATGGAGCTTGCGATGGACTCTCGCTCCATTGAGTACATAAAGAAGATACTCCACTTCAACAGGTGA
- a CDS encoding TIGR04140 family protein codes for MIIETAIPPEELEEIRRKSGAEVKLTVLGKIERNGIPLSRVLIEGNEREIELFMERLRLARAGG; via the coding sequence TTGATCATCGAGACCGCAATTCCACCGGAGGAGCTTGAGGAGATACGAAGGAAGAGCGGGGCAGAGGTTAAGCTCACGGTTCTCGGGAAAATCGAGAGAAACGGCATACCCCTCAGCAGGGTTCTGATAGAAGGAAACGAAAGGGAAATCGAGCTCTTCATGGAGAGGCTCCGCCTAGCGAGGGCAGGGGGCTAG